From Aedes albopictus strain Foshan chromosome 1, AalbF5, whole genome shotgun sequence, one genomic window encodes:
- the LOC109431504 gene encoding uncharacterized protein LOC109431504, whose product MLFRKTVNSVFWICCLLALLFAYFNKSLKHLLRRGRVRPLKHSQTIHHAWNICFFTAATIYLSLYHKLLIHPEIANQSSKYFPQYNNTIFLTACDVVKFEFVTMLLIAFDVNGALGRAKHGDYSEAISKLFYAALLLCCFVLRLENYSVLLNLYLGIFNTIQELLLLFSLHTKEKSDSTLKLYVIFIFSSWSYLFLNVLPFEFLIPTLYANSKELYLYLNLFFWLWYCSCIWNSPILKYFYHKIYHLQPNDCIGGESSVRCILFKDSPNYRHYRSVKQAYLELQLFHDKCKISGTRHREGENSSTKVLQTIKCVLAVKRKLKRMRENRDQLCED is encoded by the exons ATGTTATTTCGAAAGACCGTAAATAGTGTTTTCTGGATTTGCTGCTTGCTGGCCTTGTTATTTGCTTACTTCAATAAAAGCTTGAAG CACCTTCTCCGACGGGGTCGTGTCAGGCCACTGAAACATTCCCAAACTATCCACCATGCGTGGAACATTTGCTTCTTCACGGCAGCCACGATATACCTCTCGCTGTATCACAAACTGTTGATACATCCGGAGATTGCGAACCAGAGCAGCAAATACTTCCCTCAATACAACAACACCATCTTCCTCACGGCGTGCGATGTGGTCAAATTTGAATTTGTAACCATGCTGTTGATTGCCTTCGACGTCAATGGCGCGCTTGGCCGAGCCAAACATGGCGACTATTCGGAAGCCATTTCGAAGCTTTTCTACGCAGCGTTATTGCTGTGCTGCTTTGTATTACGCCTGGAGAACTACAGCGTATTGTTGAATCTCTACTTAGGGATATTCAACACTATACAAGAGTTGTTGCTTTTGTTTTCGCTACACACCAAGGAGAAAAGTGATAGTACTTTAAAACTGTATGTGATATTTATTTTTAGTTCTtg GTCCTACCTGTTCCTTAATGTTCTCCCGTTTGAGTTTCTCATTCCCACCCTCTACGCTAACAGTAAGGAGCTCTATCTGTATTTGAATCTCTTCTTCTGGTTGTGGTACTGTTCGTGTATTTGGAATTCTCCGATACTGAAATACTTCTACCATAAAATCTACCATTTACAACCGAATGATTGCATCGGAGGAGAATCTTCGGTACGTTGCATCCTGTTCAAGGATTCGCCCAATTATCGACACTATCGATCCGTCAAGCAGGCGTACCTGGAGCTGCAGCTGTTTCACGA CAAATGCAAAATTAGCGGTACGCGACATAGAGAAGGCGAGAATTCATCAACCAAAGTGCTTCAAACTATAAAAT GCGTGTTGGCGGTGAAGCGAAAACTGAAACGAATGCGCGAAAATCGCGATCAGTTGTGCGAAGACTGA
- the LOC109415581 gene encoding germ cell nuclear acidic protein, protein MSIPVFSESLSSTVDYRQMHLTEPFSQALCVSDSDETLSQDTFRTGSPSPVKEEQHSVAVVDLTTLSNSLNDTVSSKRSELTETVDNTPGSLIVLSDSADSFSADLNCSTVNNSSHRLSSAAQARLNEFFDNIPSSVSDADFKLTETQLSDDRFGRSSGDDEGDREVSVAETDASDRITPVDKSSEPEEQPSPPVRNVKVSAKIKIKVHVSEETGDESSSDESEKRQTDYREQKANQQGPQRAESPVIDDDMVQILTEIYGDKWRTPKNLALCQSQPKKAAECRKDHKRPILATRDGKTVSFLQALDEKTPLDLCTAETRKYRTNFSSTKDKLMVQLYEMYNQNVFENKMDIPLSWNKKLTCTAGRCFNIKKNGERSCRIELSDKVITCAERMRSTLIHEMCHAAAWIHNGENGHGKHWKNWTYRARRVFPELPPITVCHHYEIEYKYTYQCVLCKAKYNAHTRSKKTENIRCAYCHGKIELFVNRKNKDGATVATPAKKGKGFAAFVKEKYKQVRQNENSHAETMKILGEKFAGLSTEQKNIYT, encoded by the exons ATGTCTATTCCAG TTTTTTCAGAATCCTTAAGCTCCACAGTGGATTACCGTCAAATGCATTTGACCGAACCATTTTCCCAAGCATTATGCGTGAGCGACTCCGACGAAACACTTTCACAAGATACCTTCCGGACGGGGTCCCCATCGCCTGTAAAGGAAGAACAACATTCCGTCGCCGTCGTAGATCTGACCACGCTATCGAACAGCTTGAACGACACGGTCTCTTCCAAACGGTCTGAACTGACGGAAACAGTCGATAATACACCTGGCTCACTGATTGTGCTGTCCGACAGCGCCGATTCCTTCTCTGCTGATCTCAACTGCTCGACGGTGAACAACAGCTCTCATAGATTGAGTTCCGCTGCTCAGGCTCGCTTGAACGAGTTTTTCGACAACATTCCCAGCTCCGTTTCGGATGCTGATTTTAAGCTGACCGAAACTCAACTGTCGGACGACAGGTTTGGCCGTTCCTCCGGAGATGACGAAGGTGATAGGGAAGTGTCCGTAGCCGAGACGGATGCCTCCGACAGAATCACCCCGGTGGATAAATCCAGTGAACCGGAGGAGCAGCCTTCACCGCCCGTTAGAAATGTCAAGGTTTCGGCCAAAATCAAAATCAAGGTGCACGTGTCGGAGGAAACGGGCGACGAAAGTTCATCCGACGAGTCGGAGAAACGGCAGACAGATTACCGAGAACAGAAGGCGAATCAGCAGGGGCCGCAAAGGGCAGAATCGCCGGTCATCGATGACGATATGGTGCAGATTCTCACGGAAATTTACGGTGACAAGTGGCGGACACCGAAAAATCTGGCTTTGTGTCAATCGCAACCGAAAAAGGCAGCTGAGTGCCGGAAAG ACCACAAGAGACCCATCCTAGCAACTCGAGACGGCAAAACTGTATCATTCCTGCAAGCTCTAGATG AGAAGACTCCTCTGGATTTGTGCACCGCGGAAACCAGAAAGTACAGAACTAACTTCAGCAGCACTAAGGACAAATTGATGGTCCAGTTGTACGAGATGTACAACCAGAATGTGTTTGAAAACAAAATGGATATACCGCTAAGCTGGAACAAGAAATTGACCTGCACCGCCGGACGATGTTTCAATATTAAAAA GAACGGAGAAAGATCCTGCAGAATAGAGTTAAGTGACAAAGTTATAACGTGTGCCGAACGAATGCGGTCTACTCTAATACACGAAATGTGTCATGCGGCCGCATGGATCCACAACGGAGAGAATGGGCATGGCAAACACTGGAAGAATTGGACCTACCGTGCTCGACGAGTTTTCCCCGAATTGCCGCCCATTACCGTGTGCCACCACTATGAGATCGAGTACAAGTATACCTACCAATGTGTTCTGTGCAAGGCCAA GTATAATGCTCACACCCGTTCGAAGAAGACCGAAAATATCCGATGCGCCTACTGTCACGGTAAGATTGAACTATTTGTTAATAGGAAAAACAAAGACGGCGCCACAGTTGCCACTCCGGCAAAGAAAGGCAAAGGCTTTGCAGCGTTCGTCAAAGAAAAGTACAAACAAGTCCGACAAAACGAGAATAGCCATGCGGAAACTATGAAAATTTTGGGGGAAAAATTCGCTGGACTTAGCACAGAACAGAAAAATATATATACTTAG